Proteins from a single region of Haloterrigena alkaliphila:
- a CDS encoding cytochrome C oxidase subunit IV family protein, translating into MADIRTYTLIYIALVALATGKFVFFHFDAFTYQMALIGTIILAIVKVGLIAGYFQHLREEPRSISYVMATAVFMVFLLTIAAGYSIQ; encoded by the coding sequence ATGGCTGACATCCGGACGTACACCCTCATATACATCGCACTGGTGGCGCTGGCGACGGGGAAGTTCGTCTTCTTCCACTTCGACGCGTTCACCTACCAGATGGCGCTGATCGGAACGATCATCCTGGCGATCGTCAAGGTCGGGTTGATCGCCGGCTACTTCCAGCACCTGCGCGAGGAGCCACGATCGATCTCCTACGTGATGGCGACGGCCGTGTTCATGGTCTTCCTGCTGACCATCGCAGCCGGCTACTCCATCCAGTAA
- a CDS encoding 30S ribosomal protein S4e — MTKHQKRLSVPKSWPVERKTETFTVKAGAGPHGEEGVPLVVLLRDVLGYVDSKKEARYALSEDAILVNGVPINDEKRPIGIFDILAFPGREEYYRVFPDEGGRLALTEIDAEAAGSRLGKIEGKQQVPGGATQLTLHDGTNVTVDDENAYDASDSIVIDNDDKSIVAHFPFEEGALVTAVRGNHGGKIGEIDAIDVTPGSGPNTIGVDTDDGGFETVQEYIVVIDENFTGDDSSSEDANGETVSEGDDDE, encoded by the coding sequence ATGACGAAACACCAGAAACGACTCTCGGTACCGAAGTCCTGGCCGGTCGAGCGCAAGACGGAGACGTTCACGGTCAAGGCCGGCGCCGGTCCCCACGGCGAGGAGGGCGTTCCCCTCGTCGTCTTGCTGCGGGACGTGCTCGGCTACGTGGACTCGAAGAAGGAAGCGCGATACGCCCTGAGCGAGGACGCGATCCTCGTCAACGGCGTGCCGATCAACGACGAGAAGCGACCGATCGGCATCTTCGACATCCTCGCGTTCCCCGGTCGGGAGGAGTACTACCGCGTCTTCCCCGACGAGGGCGGTCGGCTCGCGCTGACCGAGATCGACGCCGAGGCCGCGGGCAGTCGCCTCGGCAAGATCGAGGGCAAACAGCAGGTCCCCGGCGGGGCCACGCAGTTGACCCTCCACGACGGGACGAACGTCACCGTCGACGACGAGAACGCGTACGACGCGAGCGACTCGATCGTCATCGACAACGACGACAAGTCGATCGTCGCCCACTTCCCGTTCGAAGAGGGCGCGCTCGTGACGGCCGTCCGTGGCAACCACGGCGGCAAGATCGGCGAGATCGACGCGATCGACGTCACGCCGGGCAGCGGCCCGAACACCATCGGCGTCGACACGGACGACGGCGGCTTCGAGACCGTCCAGGAGTACATCGTCGTTATCGACGAGAACTTCACTGGCGACGACTCGTCGTCGGAAGACGCGAACGGTGAAACCGTGAGCGAAGGTGATGACGATGAGTAG
- a CDS encoding 50S ribosomal protein L19e, with product MTDLSAQKRLAADVLDVGQNRVWLDPEAQGDIAEAITRDEIRELVDEGRIQADEPKGNSRGRARERNAKRSYGHQNGPGKRRGKKGARQNEKEEWQDKIRAQRRKLRELRDKGELTPTQYRELYKKAGGGEFRSVRYLMNYIDENYGDR from the coding sequence ATGACTGATCTCTCCGCACAGAAGCGACTGGCTGCCGACGTCCTCGACGTCGGCCAGAACCGCGTCTGGCTGGACCCCGAAGCGCAAGGCGACATCGCCGAAGCGATCACCCGCGACGAGATCCGCGAACTCGTCGACGAGGGTCGCATTCAGGCCGACGAGCCGAAGGGCAACTCCCGCGGTCGCGCCCGCGAGCGCAACGCGAAGCGCTCCTACGGCCACCAGAACGGCCCGGGCAAGCGCCGCGGCAAGAAGGGCGCACGCCAGAACGAGAAGGAAGAGTGGCAGGACAAGATTCGCGCACAGCGCCGGAAGCTGCGCGAACTCCGCGACAAGGGCGAACTGACGCCCACGCAGTACCGCGAGCTCTACAAGAAGGCTGGCGGCGGGGAGTTCCGTAGCGTCCGGTACCTGATGAACTACATCGACGAAAACTACGGTGACCGATAA
- a CDS encoding DUF7410 domain-containing protein gives MTAGRLADVELSAEDVTSHEYDVPDGETSAETCPHCGRPFRSERYATFHLGVEHPDELTADQQAAFEDERDDEEYDLFTFHVKAAVTVFLTYFMFVFLYALVWAG, from the coding sequence ATGACCGCCGGACGACTCGCCGACGTCGAACTGTCCGCAGAGGACGTCACGAGCCACGAGTACGACGTACCGGACGGGGAGACGTCCGCCGAAACCTGCCCCCACTGCGGCCGCCCGTTTCGGAGCGAACGCTACGCCACGTTTCATCTGGGCGTCGAACACCCCGACGAACTCACCGCGGACCAGCAGGCCGCCTTCGAGGACGAACGCGACGACGAGGAGTACGACCTCTTTACGTTCCACGTCAAGGCGGCCGTCACCGTCTTCCTGACCTACTTCATGTTCGTGTTCCTCTACGCGCTCGTCTGGGCCGGGTGA
- a CDS encoding 50S ribosomal protein L32e, which yields MADEDTADETQELEDISGVGASKADALRDAGFESIEDVKEADQDDLAEAEGIGNALAARIKADVGDLEVTEETEAEIEDEGAEEEEEPDEDVETELQPRGLTEKTPDLSDDEQRLLQRRREVGKPQFNRQDYHKKKRTPESWRRPRGQLSKQRRGVKGKGPKVQAGYRTPKAVRGKHPSGFEEVYVENLDDLEGVDGDSEAVRIASAVGARKRERIEEQAEEQGVRVLNPTYEEVEVESND from the coding sequence ATGGCTGACGAAGACACCGCAGACGAGACCCAGGAACTCGAGGACATCAGCGGCGTCGGCGCGAGCAAGGCCGACGCCCTGCGCGATGCCGGGTTCGAGTCCATCGAGGACGTCAAAGAGGCCGACCAGGACGACCTGGCCGAGGCCGAGGGCATCGGCAACGCGCTCGCCGCGCGGATCAAGGCCGACGTCGGTGACCTCGAGGTCACCGAGGAGACCGAAGCCGAGATCGAAGACGAGGGCGCCGAAGAAGAAGAGGAGCCCGACGAAGACGTCGAGACGGAGCTGCAGCCGCGCGGGCTGACCGAGAAGACGCCCGACCTCTCCGACGACGAGCAGCGACTCCTCCAGCGCCGGCGCGAGGTCGGCAAACCGCAGTTCAACCGACAGGACTACCACAAGAAGAAGCGGACGCCCGAATCCTGGCGCCGACCCCGCGGTCAGCTGTCCAAGCAGCGCCGCGGCGTCAAGGGCAAGGGCCCGAAAGTCCAGGCCGGCTACCGCACGCCCAAAGCGGTCCGCGGGAAACACCCCAGCGGCTTCGAGGAGGTCTACGTCGAGAACCTCGACGACCTCGAGGGCGTCGACGGCGACAGCGAAGCCGTCCGGATCGCCTCCGCGGTCGGCGCTCGCAAGCGCGAGCGCATCGAGGAGCAGGCCGAGGAACAGGGCGTTCGCGTCCTGAACCCGACCTACGAGGAAGTCGAGGTGGAATCCAATGACTGA
- the secY gene encoding preprotein translocase subunit SecY has protein sequence MGWKEAAEPVLTRMPAVRRPEGHVPFKRKLMWTAGILVLYFFLTNIALLGLQTGGANDLFGQFRSVLAGEMGSILQVGIGPIVTASIVLQLLGGANLLGLDTDDPRDQVLYQGLQKLLVVIMTALTALPMVFAGDFLPAQQSLALGGLELGYSQIQLLIFAQVFAGGVLLLYMDEVVSKWGVGSGIGLFIIASVSQKLVTGFIQPAEGGFFYNWYLIFTGQIEVGSLVSSDGLMTLLISDGGGQIVALLTTILIFGIVVYAESVRVEIPLSHARVKGARGRFPVKLIYASVLPMILVRALQANVQFMGQILNSQWAGMPAWLGSYSQGQPDGGFFYYVSPIYSPQDWMWWTAAVGQEAWQVLIRMSIDLTFMIVGGAIFAIFWVETTNMGPEATAKQIQNSGMQIPGFRQNVGVIEKVMERYIPQVTVIGGALVGLLAVWANMLGTIGGVTGTGLLLAVSITYKLYEEIAEEQMMEMHPMMREMFGGGD, from the coding sequence ATGGGATGGAAGGAAGCCGCCGAACCGGTCTTGACGCGGATGCCCGCAGTGCGCCGTCCGGAGGGACACGTTCCCTTCAAGCGCAAGCTGATGTGGACGGCCGGCATCCTCGTGTTGTACTTCTTCCTGACGAACATCGCCCTGCTCGGACTACAGACGGGAGGGGCCAACGACCTCTTCGGCCAGTTCCGCTCGGTGCTGGCCGGTGAGATGGGCTCGATCCTGCAGGTCGGTATCGGACCGATCGTCACCGCGAGCATCGTCTTGCAGTTGCTCGGCGGTGCGAACCTGCTCGGTCTCGACACCGACGATCCGCGAGACCAGGTGCTCTACCAGGGGCTGCAGAAGCTGCTCGTCGTCATCATGACGGCGCTGACGGCGCTCCCGATGGTGTTCGCCGGCGACTTCCTTCCGGCCCAGCAGTCGCTGGCCCTCGGTGGTCTCGAACTCGGCTACTCGCAGATCCAGCTGCTGATATTCGCCCAGGTCTTCGCTGGCGGGGTCCTCCTCCTGTACATGGACGAGGTCGTCAGCAAGTGGGGCGTCGGCAGCGGGATCGGGCTGTTCATCATCGCCAGCGTGAGCCAGAAGCTCGTCACCGGGTTCATCCAGCCCGCGGAAGGCGGGTTCTTCTACAACTGGTATCTAATCTTCACCGGTCAGATCGAGGTCGGCTCGCTGGTCTCCAGCGACGGCCTGATGACCCTGTTGATCAGCGACGGCGGGGGTCAGATCGTCGCCCTGCTGACGACGATCCTGATCTTCGGGATCGTCGTCTACGCGGAGTCGGTGCGGGTCGAGATCCCGCTCAGCCACGCCCGCGTCAAGGGTGCTCGCGGTCGCTTCCCCGTGAAGCTCATCTACGCGAGCGTCCTGCCGATGATCCTCGTTCGCGCGCTGCAGGCGAACGTGCAGTTCATGGGCCAGATCCTGAACTCGCAGTGGGCCGGGATGCCCGCCTGGCTCGGCAGCTACTCGCAGGGCCAGCCTGACGGCGGGTTCTTCTACTACGTCTCGCCGATCTACTCGCCTCAGGACTGGATGTGGTGGACGGCAGCCGTCGGGCAGGAGGCCTGGCAGGTGCTGATCCGCATGTCCATCGACCTGACGTTCATGATCGTCGGCGGCGCGATCTTCGCCATCTTCTGGGTCGAGACCACGAACATGGGTCCCGAGGCGACCGCCAAGCAGATCCAGAACTCCGGGATGCAGATCCCCGGCTTCCGACAGAACGTCGGCGTCATCGAGAAGGTCATGGAGCGGTACATCCCGCAGGTGACCGTCATCGGCGGCGCGCTGGTCGGCCTGCTGGCCGTCTGGGCGAACATGCTCGGGACCATCGGCGGCGTCACCGGGACCGGCCTGCTGCTGGCCGTCTCCATCACCTACAAGCTCTACGAAGAGATCGCAGAGGAGCAGATGATGGAGATGCACCCGATGATGCGCGAGATGTTCGGCGGCGGCGACTAA
- a CDS encoding thiolase family protein: protein MQDVAIIGASMTQFGQRDGAWILDLLAEAGLECLSDAGADGGDLDHLYVSNMASGEFEGMTGVMNALVHDLGAMPAYTQRVDQTSSSGGAGMYAAWQSIASGASEMTLLVGGEKMTHRTTAETTDIIASVTHPAEYKHGVTLPSFAGVTARNYLERFDAPRESLAWVAAKNHRNGVDNPHAQFQKAVDVETILESPIIADPLRLYDFCPVTDGSAALLFCSEAVAREYADDYVVVSGIDGATDTHVVHEREDPTVMGGVVESGKGAFGMSGYEPDDVDVAELHDMFTILEFLQMEGLGFAEQGEAWKLVEEGYTERDTGELPINTSGGLKSKGHPLGASGVAQGVEIYEQLIGEAGPRQVDADVGLCCNVGGFGNCVITTIMEAAR, encoded by the coding sequence ATCCAAGATGTAGCGATCATCGGCGCATCGATGACGCAGTTCGGGCAACGCGACGGGGCGTGGATCCTCGATCTCCTCGCGGAAGCCGGCCTCGAGTGCCTCTCAGACGCGGGTGCCGACGGCGGCGACCTCGACCACCTGTACGTATCGAACATGGCCAGCGGCGAGTTCGAGGGCATGACAGGCGTGATGAACGCCCTCGTTCACGATCTCGGTGCGATGCCGGCGTACACCCAGCGCGTCGACCAGACGAGTTCCAGCGGCGGTGCCGGAATGTACGCCGCCTGGCAGTCGATCGCCAGTGGCGCGAGCGAGATGACGCTGCTCGTCGGCGGCGAGAAGATGACCCACCGGACCACCGCAGAGACGACCGACATCATCGCGTCGGTCACCCACCCTGCCGAGTACAAACACGGCGTCACGCTGCCCTCCTTCGCCGGGGTGACGGCGCGCAACTACCTCGAGCGCTTCGACGCGCCTCGAGAGAGTCTCGCGTGGGTCGCCGCCAAAAACCACAGGAACGGCGTCGATAACCCCCACGCGCAGTTCCAGAAAGCGGTCGACGTCGAGACGATCCTCGAGTCGCCGATCATCGCCGATCCGCTGCGGCTGTACGACTTCTGTCCGGTCACCGACGGCTCGGCCGCCCTCCTGTTCTGTTCCGAGGCGGTCGCCCGGGAGTACGCGGACGACTACGTCGTGGTTTCGGGCATCGACGGCGCGACGGACACCCACGTCGTCCACGAACGGGAGGATCCGACCGTGATGGGTGGCGTCGTCGAGAGCGGTAAAGGCGCCTTCGGGATGAGCGGCTACGAGCCAGACGACGTGGACGTCGCCGAACTCCACGACATGTTCACCATCCTCGAGTTCCTGCAGATGGAGGGGCTGGGCTTCGCCGAACAGGGCGAAGCGTGGAAACTCGTCGAGGAGGGGTACACCGAGCGCGACACCGGAGAGCTGCCGATCAACACGTCGGGTGGTCTCAAGTCGAAGGGACACCCGCTGGGCGCCAGCGGGGTCGCACAGGGCGTCGAGATCTACGAACAGTTGATCGGAGAAGCGGGGCCGCGACAGGTCGACGCGGACGTCGGCCTCTGCTGTAACGTCGGCGGGTTCGGCAACTGCGTTATTACCACTATCATGGAGGCCGCACGATGA
- a CDS encoding 50S ribosomal protein L30, translated as MKAIVQVRGEVNRQEDVQDTLEMLNIHSVNHCALVPETDTYRGMITKVNDFVAYGEPDQDVLETLLEKRAEPLEGKQSDVDEEWLADNTEYDDFAALAEALLDEETTLRDEGLSPTLRLHPPRGGHEGIKKPTAEGGQLGKHTTGQINDLLESMR; from the coding sequence ATGAAGGCAATCGTACAGGTTCGCGGTGAGGTGAACCGACAGGAAGACGTACAGGATACGCTGGAGATGCTGAACATCCACAGCGTCAACCACTGCGCGCTCGTCCCCGAGACCGACACCTACCGGGGGATGATCACGAAGGTCAACGACTTCGTCGCCTACGGCGAACCGGACCAGGACGTCCTCGAGACGCTGCTGGAAAAGCGCGCCGAACCCCTCGAGGGGAAGCAGTCGGACGTCGACGAGGAGTGGCTCGCCGACAACACCGAGTACGACGACTTCGCCGCGTTAGCCGAGGCGCTCCTCGATGAGGAGACGACACTTCGTGACGAAGGACTGTCACCGACGCTGCGACTTCACCCGCCGCGAGGCGGTCACGAAGGTATCAAGAAACCGACGGCCGAGGGCGGTCAACTCGGAAAGCATACAACGGGGCAGATTAACGACCTGCTAGAATCGATGCGATAA
- a CDS encoding nucleic acid-binding protein, translating to MTMDAYRYADGSISYPGHPRGPDGAEPVETIDLSEYTAEVVTWTTSTATPPGVREPNTLAIVEFEIGEEADGESESVRAIGQATTDDIETGDEVELVSVEELREPGAGIREPESQDWDGYRFEPV from the coding sequence ATGACCATGGACGCCTACCGGTACGCGGACGGTTCGATCAGCTATCCCGGCCACCCGCGCGGTCCGGACGGCGCGGAGCCGGTGGAAACGATCGATCTCAGCGAGTACACCGCCGAAGTAGTGACGTGGACGACGAGCACGGCGACGCCCCCCGGCGTCCGCGAACCGAACACCCTCGCCATCGTCGAGTTCGAGATCGGCGAGGAGGCCGACGGTGAGAGCGAGTCGGTCCGCGCGATCGGCCAGGCGACGACCGACGACATCGAGACCGGCGACGAGGTCGAACTCGTCTCCGTCGAGGAACTCCGCGAGCCCGGCGCCGGCATCCGCGAACCGGAGAGCCAAGACTGGGACGGCTACCGGTTCGAACCGGTCTGA
- a CDS encoding uL15m family ribosomal protein gives MTSKKRRQRGSRTHSGGSHKNRRGAGHRGGRGRAGRDKHEFHNYEPKGKHGFKRPQDIREAVAEIDVQKLDEDAILYVADGLAEETDDGYAIDARDVVEDGHEVDRVKVLGSGQVRNALEVTADDFSDAAEEKLEAADGEALLTERAQEAAADDADGEADAEQDGE, from the coding sequence ATGACGAGCAAAAAACGACGCCAGCGCGGATCACGGACTCACAGCGGCGGTTCCCACAAGAATCGACGCGGTGCGGGCCACCGCGGCGGCCGCGGCCGTGCTGGACGCGACAAACACGAATTCCACAACTACGAACCGAAGGGTAAACACGGCTTCAAGCGACCGCAGGACATCCGCGAAGCGGTCGCGGAGATCGACGTCCAGAAACTCGACGAGGACGCGATCCTCTACGTCGCCGACGGACTGGCCGAGGAGACCGACGACGGCTACGCGATCGACGCTCGCGACGTCGTCGAGGACGGCCACGAGGTCGACCGCGTGAAGGTCCTCGGCTCCGGTCAGGTCCGCAACGCCCTCGAGGTCACGGCGGACGACTTCTCGGACGCCGCCGAGGAGAAACTCGAGGCTGCCGACGGCGAGGCGCTGCTGACGGAACGAGCACAGGAGGCAGCGGCCGACGACGCCGACGGCGAAGCCGACGCTGAACAGGACGGGGAATAA
- a CDS encoding 30S ribosomal protein S8 has translation MTGNDPLSNALSGLDNAESVGHLSHEVTPASNEIGSVLEVFYDRGYIDGFEYVDDGKAGQFEVELKGAINQCGPVKPRYSVGADDFEKWEKRYLPARDFGALVVTTSSGIMSHYEARQQGIGGQVIAYVY, from the coding sequence ATGACCGGAAACGATCCACTCAGCAACGCGCTCTCGGGACTCGACAACGCCGAGAGCGTCGGACATCTCAGTCACGAGGTAACGCCCGCCTCGAACGAGATCGGCAGCGTACTCGAGGTCTTCTACGACCGCGGGTACATCGACGGCTTCGAGTACGTCGACGACGGCAAAGCCGGTCAGTTCGAGGTCGAACTGAAAGGAGCGATCAACCAGTGTGGCCCCGTCAAGCCCCGCTACAGCGTCGGCGCCGACGACTTCGAGAAGTGGGAGAAGCGCTATCTCCCCGCTCGAGACTTCGGTGCGCTCGTCGTCACGACGAGCAGTGGCATCATGAGCCACTACGAGGCGCGTCAGCAGGGAATCGGTGGCCAGGTGATCGCATACGTCTACTAA
- a CDS encoding 50S ribosomal protein L6 has translation MRVELDIPDDVSVEKDHLDVTVDGPEGSVTRRLWYPDVTVEVEGDSVVIESDNEDAKTNATVGTFESHITNAFHGVTEGWEYKMEVFYSHFPMQVRAEGDEIVIENFLGEKAARRTTIHGDTDVSVDDERLVLSGPNKEDVGQTAADVEQLTRVSGKDTRVFQDGVYITEKPAKGGA, from the coding sequence ATGCGAGTCGAACTGGACATCCCTGACGACGTATCCGTCGAGAAAGACCACCTCGACGTGACCGTCGACGGACCGGAAGGCAGCGTTACCCGCCGCCTCTGGTACCCCGACGTGACCGTCGAAGTCGAAGGCGACAGCGTGGTAATCGAGAGTGACAACGAGGACGCGAAAACCAACGCGACCGTCGGCACTTTCGAGAGCCACATCACGAACGCGTTCCACGGCGTGACCGAGGGATGGGAGTACAAGATGGAAGTCTTCTACTCTCACTTCCCGATGCAGGTCCGCGCGGAAGGCGACGAAATCGTCATCGAGAACTTCCTCGGCGAAAAGGCAGCGCGACGTACGACTATCCACGGTGACACCGACGTCTCCGTCGACGACGAACGACTCGTCCTCTCCGGCCCGAACAAGGAGGACGTCGGTCAGACGGCGGCGGACGTCGAGCAGCTGACGCGGGTCAGCGGCAAGGACACCCGCGTCTTCCAGGACGGGGTCTACATCACCGAAAAACCCGCCAAAGGAGGTGCCTGA
- a CDS encoding 30S ribosomal protein S14 encodes MSESETETDVESERTGEHAAKRTGQEAACQRCGRKQGLVGKYDINLCRQCFREIARDMGFKKYR; translated from the coding sequence ATGAGTGAAAGCGAAACCGAAACCGACGTAGAATCCGAGCGCACGGGCGAGCACGCGGCGAAGCGCACGGGGCAGGAAGCGGCCTGCCAGCGCTGTGGCCGCAAACAGGGGCTGGTCGGCAAGTACGACATCAACCTCTGTCGGCAGTGCTTCCGCGAGATCGCCCGCGACATGGGATTCAAGAAGTACCGATAA
- a CDS encoding 50S ribosomal protein L5 has translation MSSESESGGDFHEMREPRVEKVVVHMGVGQGGRELGKAEDIIEEVTEQESVRTQAKKTEPDFGIRQGDPIGAKVTLRGEDAYDFLDKSLPLANISASQFDDTGNFSFGVEEHTEFPSQEYDPNVGIYGLDVTVNLVRPGYRVSKRDKANRSIPSRHRLTPEDAIAFLEANFDVSVEANDE, from the coding sequence ATGAGTAGTGAGTCCGAGTCCGGCGGCGACTTCCACGAGATGCGCGAACCGCGCGTCGAGAAGGTCGTCGTCCACATGGGCGTCGGACAGGGTGGTCGCGAACTCGGCAAGGCCGAGGACATCATCGAGGAGGTCACGGAGCAGGAGAGCGTCCGCACGCAGGCGAAGAAGACCGAACCCGACTTCGGCATTCGCCAGGGCGACCCCATCGGCGCGAAGGTCACCCTTCGCGGCGAGGACGCCTACGACTTCCTAGACAAGTCGCTCCCGCTCGCGAACATCTCGGCCAGTCAGTTCGACGACACGGGCAACTTCAGCTTCGGCGTCGAGGAGCACACCGAGTTCCCGAGCCAGGAGTACGATCCGAACGTCGGGATCTACGGGCTGGACGTCACCGTCAACCTGGTGCGTCCGGGCTACCGCGTCTCCAAACGCGACAAAGCCAACCGCTCGATCCCGTCGCGACACCGACTGACCCCCGAGGACGCGATCGCGTTCCTCGAGGCGAACTTCGACGTGAGCGTGGAGGCAAACGATGAGTGA
- a CDS encoding 30S ribosomal protein S5, translated as MSNYNDSGWEPVTRLGRKVQEGDIDTMEAALNSGLPLKEPEIVDQLLPGLDDEVLDINMVQRMTDSGRRVKFRCVVVVGNRDGFVGYAEGRDDQVGSAIQKAIGIAKLNMIKVPRGSGSWEDRSDRPHSLTRRTTGKAGSVEVDVIPAPEGLGLAASDTVRHVLELAGIENAWTKSHGNTRTTVNLAKATFNALENASQSRHPRSRGTTDREEAEVSE; from the coding sequence ATGAGCAACTACAACGACAGCGGATGGGAACCCGTCACCCGTCTCGGCCGGAAGGTCCAGGAGGGCGACATCGACACGATGGAGGCCGCCCTCAACTCGGGACTCCCGCTCAAGGAGCCCGAAATCGTCGATCAGCTCCTCCCGGGGCTCGACGACGAGGTGCTGGACATCAACATGGTCCAGCGGATGACCGACTCCGGACGCCGCGTGAAGTTCCGATGCGTCGTCGTCGTGGGCAACCGCGACGGCTTCGTCGGCTACGCGGAGGGTCGGGACGATCAGGTCGGCTCTGCCATCCAGAAGGCGATCGGTATCGCGAAGCTGAACATGATCAAGGTCCCCCGCGGCTCCGGGTCGTGGGAGGACCGATCCGACCGGCCCCACTCGCTGACTCGCCGGACGACCGGCAAGGCCGGCTCCGTCGAAGTCGACGTCATCCCGGCGCCTGAGGGGCTGGGCCTGGCGGCCAGCGACACCGTCCGTCACGTGCTCGAACTGGCCGGCATCGAAAACGCCTGGACCAAGAGCCACGGCAACACCCGAACGACGGTCAACCTCGCGAAAGCGACGTTCAACGCGCTCGAGAACGCCTCGCAGTCGCGTCACCCGCGTTCGCGAGGCACCACCGACCGTGAGGAAGCCGAGGTGAGCGAGTGA
- a CDS encoding 50S ribosomal protein L18 yields the protein MATGPRYKVPMRRRREVRTDYHQRLRLLKSGKPRLVARKSNKHTTAQLITPGPQGDETLASAHSSDLEEYGWDAPTSNISAAYLTGLLAGQRAVEAGLEEAVLDIGLNTATPGNKVFAVQEGAIDAGLEIPHNDSVLADWSRTRGEHIAEYAEQLDEPLYSGEFDATELPEHFDEVREAILE from the coding sequence ATGGCGACAGGACCACGATACAAAGTGCCGATGCGGCGTCGCCGTGAGGTCCGGACTGACTACCATCAGAGGTTGCGCCTGCTGAAATCGGGTAAGCCCCGCCTCGTCGCTCGTAAGAGCAACAAGCACACTACGGCGCAGCTGATCACTCCCGGACCTCAGGGAGACGAGACGCTCGCGAGCGCACACTCGAGCGACCTCGAGGAGTACGGCTGGGACGCCCCCACGAGTAACATTTCCGCGGCCTACCTGACCGGCCTGCTGGCCGGCCAGCGAGCCGTCGAGGCCGGACTCGAGGAAGCGGTCCTCGACATCGGCCTCAACACGGCCACGCCCGGGAACAAGGTGTTCGCGGTACAGGAGGGGGCGATCGACGCCGGCCTCGAGATTCCGCACAACGATAGCGTGCTCGCGGACTGGTCGCGTACCCGCGGCGAACACATCGCCGAGTACGCCGAGCAGTTAGACGAGCCACTGTACAGCGGCGAGTTCGACGCGACCGAACTCCCAGAACACTTCGACGAGGTACGAGAGGCGATTCTCGAATGA